A section of the Pithys albifrons albifrons isolate INPA30051 chromosome 4, PitAlb_v1, whole genome shotgun sequence genome encodes:
- the CCN4 gene encoding CCN family member 4, which yields MRWLLPWILAASSILQAIAQTSIITMTPTVPATAETYTRTQYCKWPCECPKSPPRCSIGISLVTDGCDCCKTCARQRGESCTEADTCDFHRGLYCDYSGDRPRYEIGVCAQIVGVGCVLNGVRYKNGETFQPNCKYNCTCINGAVGCIPMCTNSRPPLVWCPNPKLIKIAGKCCEQWVCDDSRKIRKTSPRHISSAAYQGEDEAWQKNCIVHTSPWSPCSKTCGLGISTRISNDNNQCRLLKESRLCNMRPCEVDITQHIKPGKKCLAVYRANEPMNYTISGCVSTSLYRPKYCGVCTDNRCCTPYKSKTIEVRFQCPDGTEFSWKIMRINACFCNLNCRNPNDIFADLAHYHDYSEIAN from the exons GCCATTGCCCAGACCTCCATCATCACCATGACCCCCACTGTACCAGCCACCGCAGAAACCTACACACGGACTCAGTACTGCAAATGGCCATGCGAGTGCCCCAAGTCCCCACCTCGGTGCTCCATAGGCATCAGCCTGGTCACGGACGGCTGTGACTGCTGCAAGACGTGTGCCAGGCAGCGTGGGGAGAGCTGCACAGAGGCTGACACCTGTGATTTCCACAGGGGCTTGTACTGTGACTACAGTGGAGACAGACCTAGGTACGAAATAGGAGTATGTGCAC agatTGTTGGTGTAGGATGTGTCCTCAATGGAGTCAGGTACAAGAATGGGGAGACGTTTCAGCCCAACTGCAAATATAACTGCACGTGCATTAATGGGGCTGTGGGCTGTATCCCCATGTGCACAAACTCACGTCCTCCACTTGTCTGGTGCCCAAACCCAAAGCTGATTAAGATAGCAGGGAAATGCTGTGAGCAATGGGTTTGTGATGACTCCAGGAAAATCAGGAAGACATCTCCACGTCACATCTCCTCCGCAG CATACCAGGGAGAGGATGAAGCCTGGCAGAAGAACTGCATTGTTCACACCTCACCCTGGAGTCCCTGCTCAAAGACCTGTGGGTTGGGCATCTCCACCAGGATTTCCAATGACAACAACCAGTGCCGACTCTTGAAGGAAAGCCGTCTGTGCAACATGCGACCCTGTGAGGTGGATATAACCCAGCACATCAAG CCTGGGAAGAAGTGCTTGGCTGTCTACAGGGCCAATGAACCCATGAACTACACCATCTCAGGATGTGTGAGCACAAGTCTATATAGACCCAAATATTGTGGTGTCTGCACAGACAACAGGTGCTGCACACCCTACAAGTCCAAGACTATTGAAGTGAGGTTTCAGTGCCCAGATGGAACTGAATTTTCCTGGAAAATCATGCGGATCAATGCTTGTTTTTGCAACCTGAACTGCAGGAATCCCAATGACATCTTTGCTGACTTGGCTCATTACCATGATTACTCTGAAATTGCTAATTAA